One window from the genome of Candidatus Yanofskybacteria bacterium encodes:
- the tsaD gene encoding tRNA (adenosine(37)-N6)-threonylcarbamoyltransferase complex transferase subunit TsaD, with protein sequence MKILGIETSCDETAASLLEVKNNKIKILSNVISSQVKLHAPYGGVVPSLAAREHVKNLPKVLKLALKIGNYKLENVDLVAVTRGPGLVSSLLVGTTFAQALAWKYKKPIIGVNHLEGHIASNWLPSQNLKLKIQNLKSQKNYSLLTTHYSLLPALCLIVSGGHTELILINDIGKYKVIGQTLDDAAGEAFDKIARILGLGYPGGPAIEKEAAKVLNKKLRLKIKLPRPMLKTKNLDFSFAGLKTAVLYLVRDLTKTYALSKIRTAVAQEAQQAIVDVLVTKTVNAAREYKTKSIMLSGGVSANKLLRQELKTAAEKTGLKFYRPELEYTTDNAAMIALAGFLNYQKNKKVTEKSIKVDANLKLG encoded by the coding sequence ATGAAGATCCTTGGTATTGAAACATCTTGCGATGAGACGGCGGCTTCGTTGCTTGAGGTGAAAAACAACAAAATCAAGATTCTTTCAAACGTCATATCTTCTCAAGTTAAACTCCACGCTCCCTATGGGGGCGTGGTTCCTTCGCTAGCCGCCCGTGAACATGTCAAAAATCTTCCCAAAGTACTCAAACTCGCTCTGAAAATAGGAAACTATAAATTGGAAAATGTTGATCTGGTTGCCGTAACTCGCGGACCAGGATTAGTTTCTTCTTTATTGGTTGGCACAACATTTGCTCAAGCATTGGCTTGGAAATATAAAAAACCGATTATCGGAGTCAACCATCTTGAAGGCCATATTGCTAGCAACTGGCTTCCATCTCAAAACTTAAAACTCAAAATTCAAAATTTAAAAAGTCAAAAAAACTACTCACTACTCACTACTCACTACTCACTACTTCCCGCCCTCTGTCTAATTGTCTCCGGCGGGCATACTGAATTGATACTGATAAATGACATTGGCAAGTATAAGGTAATCGGCCAAACTCTGGATGATGCCGCCGGCGAAGCATTTGATAAGATTGCCCGCATACTCGGACTTGGTTACCCAGGCGGGCCGGCCATTGAAAAAGAAGCTGCCAAAGTTCTAAATAAAAAGTTACGACTCAAAATCAAATTACCCAGGCCCATGTTAAAAACAAAAAATCTGGATTTCTCTTTTGCCGGACTTAAAACCGCTGTTTTGTATCTCGTCCGCGATTTAACCAAAACCTATGCCTTGTCAAAAATAAGAACTGCGGTCGCACAAGAAGCTCAACAAGCTATCGTTGATGTGCTTGTCACAAAAACTGTTAATGCGGCACGCGAGTACAAAACCAAATCAATAATGCTATCTGGCGGTGTCTCGGCCAACAAACTGCTCCGCCAAGAACTTAAAACTGCCGCTGAAAAAACAGGTCTTAAATTTTACCGGCCGGAACTGGAATACACCACTGACAACGCGGCCATGATCGCCTTGGCCGGTTTTTTAAATTATCAAAAAAACAAAAAGGTAACCGAAAAATCAATCAAGGTGGACGCTAACCTAAAACTGGGTTAA
- the rplT gene encoding 50S ribosomal protein L20 yields MPRVKRGTTANKRRKNLLKHAKGFMWGGSTKYRQAKERLLHAWTFQFNDRRKKKGYARRLWQIQIGAATRLDGLPYNKFINGLKKSNIELDRKILSDLAQHEPGIFKKIVEISQNAIK; encoded by the coding sequence ATGCCCAGAGTAAAACGAGGAACAACTGCAAACAAACGACGTAAAAATTTGCTGAAACATGCAAAGGGTTTTATGTGGGGCGGGAGTACCAAATATCGTCAGGCCAAAGAGCGTCTTTTGCATGCCTGGACATTTCAGTTCAACGACCGCCGCAAAAAGAAAGGTTACGCCCGCCGATTATGGCAAATTCAGATTGGAGCCGCCACGCGGCTTGATGGTCTCCCCTACAACAAATTTATCAACGGACTCAAAAAATCCAACATAGAGCTAGACCGTAAGATTCTATCCGACCTAGCCCAACACGAACCTGGAATTTTTAAAAAAATAGTTGAAATATCACAAAATGCAATAAAATAA
- a CDS encoding 50S ribosomal protein L35 codes for MPKLKLKSSKSALKRFKISSSGKKQHRHSRINHFNARQDGSARRNNRGQDVLAKPNKKDIRNLMPYV; via the coding sequence ATGCCAAAACTAAAGTTAAAAAGTTCTAAGTCTGCCTTAAAACGTTTTAAGATTTCGTCTAGCGGCAAGAAACAGCATCGCCATTCACGCATTAATCACTTCAACGCTAGACAAGATGGAAGCGCAAGAAGGAATAACAGGGGTCAGGATGTGCTTGCCAAGCCTAATAAAAAAGATATTAGGAATTTGATGCCTTACGTTTAA
- the infC gene encoding translation initiation factor IF-3 yields MQKNFNKRVRLNNQIRESQIQVIDADGKQLGTIPTHEALRLANERGLDLVEVGPMANPPIAKIMDYGKYMYQKEKREKGGKTTKVPSQEIKTVRIGFRTGTHDLMVRAGQADKFLQKGHRVRLELTLRGREKSMADIGRSKLESLIKMVSEPFVLEEPAKRSPVGFGVLIRPEHKK; encoded by the coding sequence ATGCAAAAAAACTTCAATAAAAGAGTGCGGTTAAATAACCAAATCAGGGAATCGCAAATTCAGGTCATTGACGCCGACGGCAAACAGCTTGGCACCATACCCACACATGAAGCTTTGAGATTGGCCAATGAACGCGGTCTTGATTTGGTAGAAGTGGGACCGATGGCCAATCCGCCTATTGCTAAAATCATGGATTATGGTAAATATATGTACCAGAAGGAAAAACGAGAAAAGGGCGGAAAAACAACCAAAGTCCCCAGCCAAGAAATTAAAACCGTAAGAATCGGTTTTAGAACCGGGACTCACGACTTAATGGTTAGAGCCGGACAAGCAGATAAATTTTTGCAAAAAGGACACCGCGTTAGACTGGAGCTGACTCTGCGGGGACGCGAAAAAAGCATGGCCGACATTGGCCGAAGCAAGCTTGAATCACTTATCAAAATGGTTTCCGAACCGTTCGTACTGGAAGAACCAGCCAAAAGATCACCAGTAGGTTTCGGCGTGTTAATAAGACCGGAACATAAAAAATAA
- a CDS encoding HD domain-containing protein has product MQKSKSKNQSYEIPKEVREVLNKLESTDYEAHIVGGSVRHLIMGEQPNDWDITTNAKPEEIQQLFPDSFYENKFGTVGIKTRSDDSVLQVVEVTTYRIESKYTDKRHPDEIKYADKIEDDLKRRDFTINALAMNSSGEIIDLFGGREDIKNKIIRAVGNPGERFSEDALRMMRAVRFVAQLGFEIEHDTLEAARENNGLMAAVSKERIRDEFVGVINSQDAYKGVDMLRETGLLKFVLPELLEGVGVGQNKHHIYNVWEHNLLALKYACDKNYSFEVRMASLLHDVGKPRSKRGEGPDSTFYGHEVIGAFMAAQIMDRLKFSKEQADKIIKLVRYHLFYYNVGEVTESSVRRLVANIGKENVEDLIKVREADRIGSGVPKAKPYKLRHLQFMIDKVARDPISPKMLKINGNDIMELLGIKPGVKVGMIVHALMNEVLDKPSKNTRESLEARARELNQLSETELAEFGKKGKQKALTEEEKEIEKIKAKYYVE; this is encoded by the coding sequence GTGCAAAAATCAAAAAGTAAAAATCAAAGTTACGAAATTCCTAAAGAAGTTAGGGAGGTTTTGAATAAACTTGAGAGCACGGACTACGAAGCCCATATTGTCGGCGGGAGCGTGAGACACTTGATAATGGGCGAACAGCCGAATGACTGGGATATAACCACCAACGCTAAACCCGAAGAAATACAACAACTTTTTCCCGATAGTTTTTACGAAAACAAATTCGGAACTGTTGGTATTAAAACCCGTAGCGACGATTCGGTTTTGCAAGTAGTGGAGGTTACGACTTATCGCATTGAGTCTAAATATACCGACAAAAGGCATCCCGATGAAATTAAGTATGCCGATAAAATTGAAGACGACCTGAAAAGGAGGGATTTTACAATTAATGCCCTCGCAATGAACAGCAGCGGAGAAATTATTGACTTATTTGGCGGTCGTGAGGATATAAAAAATAAGATTATTCGCGCAGTCGGTAATCCCGGTGAAAGATTCAGCGAAGACGCTTTGCGTATGATGCGAGCGGTTAGGTTTGTGGCCCAGCTTGGTTTTGAAATTGAACACGACACCCTTGAAGCAGCCAGGGAAAATAACGGACTTATGGCGGCTGTATCCAAGGAGCGCATTCGCGATGAGTTTGTTGGAGTAATCAACTCACAGGATGCTTACAAAGGCGTAGACATGCTTCGCGAAACAGGATTGCTGAAATTTGTTTTGCCGGAACTGTTGGAAGGTGTAGGCGTCGGTCAAAACAAACACCACATTTATAATGTTTGGGAGCACAATCTGCTAGCTCTCAAATATGCTTGTGACAAAAACTATTCGTTTGAAGTTCGTATGGCCTCATTGCTTCATGACGTCGGTAAACCCAGGAGTAAAAGAGGGGAGGGACCAGATTCTACTTTTTATGGTCATGAGGTAATCGGTGCGTTCATGGCCGCACAGATTATGGATCGTCTTAAATTTTCCAAGGAGCAAGCCGATAAAATTATTAAATTGGTGCGTTATCATCTTTTTTACTACAATGTTGGCGAGGTTACGGAATCGTCGGTCAGGCGTCTTGTCGCGAATATTGGCAAAGAAAATGTTGAAGATTTGATAAAAGTGCGTGAAGCCGATAGAATCGGTTCGGGTGTGCCTAAGGCTAAGCCATACAAGTTGCGCCATCTGCAGTTTATGATAGACAAGGTGGCGCGGGATCCTATTTCTCCCAAGATGCTCAAGATAAATGGAAATGACATAATGGAATTGCTGGGCATTAAGCCGGGTGTAAAGGTTGGCATGATTGTACATGCACTTATGAATGAAGTGCTGGACAAACCAAGTAAAAATACCAGAGAATCTCTTGAAGCAAGAGCCAGAGAATTAAATCAACTTTCAGAAACTGAACTTGCTGAATTCGGCAAAAAAGGTAAACAAAAAGCTTTAACCGAAGAAGAAAAAGAAATAGAAAAAATTAAAGCGAAATATTATGTGGAATAA